In one Lolium rigidum isolate FL_2022 chromosome 3, APGP_CSIRO_Lrig_0.1, whole genome shotgun sequence genomic region, the following are encoded:
- the LOC124697666 gene encoding casein kinase 1-like protein HD16 gives MARAAADTTSKAAGHVTAPAPPPAALCSVPSSPSPPSMPPSQALTAHRPAAISHAPALLLLLHQSASPLIEPSLPTRCAAMASTAEAAAILFSMREPGPVPDDGAAPPASVPARPDIDLNRAATNDESGGWAADHSVRGGESAAHGSAPAALADSAMPALPETALHNQIENDTPRGRAAKRARSRTDEGRGRPPSKHGGKRFRVTDDLLQTGQDQIGSTAPRGRAGRGRGRPPPKPSVQTDLPQQDLPQRIAGEATGAGRVQQDHGLNKEPESAAMITPQPEKAVNHTAICACCGASCTDESESLDLEPRGNEPLEVTTKDQATAMPPVPERVDVGPGYITGRKLGQGGSGKVYVGRQIPVTLGGPSKEVALKFELRRSKAGSYDPPFEWQVYQALNGCYGIPSVHHMGCQGDYCILVMDMLGPSLKDVWYSQGQEVTFQMGACIAIEAISILEKIHSKGFVHGDVKPENFLLGQPGSADEKKIFLVDFGLASNWKRNIASSNMHVQYDQRPGIFRGTVRYASVHAHLGRTSSRRDDLESLAYTLMFLLRGSLPWKGIQEDNRSFLVCKKKMETSPEMLCEFCPDPFKRFVEMVTTMKFDEVPNYRKLVSLFEDMIEGPASRPIRIDGALEVGNKRGRMVVNLEEDERPMKIVRSGNPATQWISVYNASWPTKQRYHYDISNSRLHQCIEEGNEAGLLISCVASATNLWTLVMDAGTDFSSQVYEVSQFFVHKDWIMEQWNNKFYITSIAGATNGSSLVVMSRGTPYTQQAYKVSEYFPYNWINRKWKEGFHVTSMGTAGNRWVVVMSRNAGYSDQVVELDFVYPSEGIHRRWASGYRITSCAGTPDQAAFILSIPKRKPMDEAQETLRTSAFPSDRMVKEKWAKKLCINSVCYGRTKC, from the exons ATGGCTCGAGCGGCAGCAGATACAACTTCCAAGGCGGCCGGTCATGTCACTGCCCCCGCTCCGCCGCCTGCTGCTCTCTGCTCTGTCCCCTcctcgccatcgcctccatcaatgCCGCCCTCTCAGGCTCTCACCGCCCACCGCCCAGCCGCTATATCCCACGCCccagccctcctcctcctcctccaccagtcCGCCTCCCCGCTCATCGAGCCCTCTCTGCCGACCCGGTGCGCTGCCATGGCGTCCACGGCGGAAGCGGCCGCCATACTTTTCTCCATGCGCGAGCCCGGACCCGTCCCTGACGACGGCGCCGCGCCGCCTGCCTCGGTTCCCGCGCGGCCGGACATTGATTTGAACAGGGCGGCCACCAATGACGAGAGCGGCGGCTGGGCTGCCGATCACTCGGTAAGGGGCGGTGAAAGCGCCGCCCACGGGTCCGCACCGGCTGCACTTGCTGATTCCGCCATGCCGGCACTGCCTGAAACG GCTCTGCACAATCAAATTGAAAATGACACTCCACGGGGGAGGGCTGCAAAGCGTGCTAGGAGTAGGACTGACGAGGGAAGAGGAAGGCCACCATCCAAGCATGGAGGCAAGCGGTTCAGGGTTACTGATGATTTGCTGCAGACTggccaggatcaaatcggcagtacGGCTCCACGAGGGAGGGCTGGAAGGGGAAGAGGAAGGCCGCCACCCAAACCCAGTGTGCAGACTGACCTGCCTCAGCAGGACCTCCCTCAACGTATCGCTGGAGAGGCAACCGGTGCAGGTAGAGTGCAGCAAGACCATGGTTTGAACAAGGAACCTGAGAGCGCAGCCATGATAACGCCACAACCTGAGAAG GCTGTTAATCATACCGCTATATGCGCTTGTTGCGGTGCCAGTTGCACTGATGAAAGTGAAAGCCTGGATTTGGAGCCTAGGGGAAATGAACCCCTAGAAGTTACCACCAAAGACCAAGCCACTGCAATGCCGCCAGTCCCAGAGAGG GTTGATGTAGGCCCAGGGTATATAACTGGCAGAAAGTTAGGTCAAGGTGGCTCTGGCAAGGTCTATGTTGGCAGACAAATacctgttactcttggaggtccAAGCAAGGAG GTTGCACTAAAATTTGAGCTTCGAAGAAGCAAAGCAGGTAGCTATGACCCCCCATTTGAGTGGCAAGTCTATCA GGCTCTCAATGGTTGTTATGGTATACCATCAGTACACCACATGGGTTGCCAAGGAGACTACTGCATTCTT GTAATGGATATGCTTGGTCCAAGCCTCAAGGATGTTTGGTATTCACAGGGACAGGA GGTGACATTTCAAATGGGTGCTTGTATTGCCATTGAAGCCATATCAATTCTTGAGAAGATCCATTCGAAAGG CTTTGTACATGGTGATGTGAAACCTGAAAACTTTTTGCTTGGTCAGCCTGGATCAGCTGATGAAAAGAAGATTTTCCTGGTTGATTTTGGTTTAG CATCCAACTGGAAAAGGAACATAGCGTCATCCAACATGCATGTTCAATATGACCAGAGGCCAGGCATTTTTAG GGGAACAGTTAGATATGCGAGTGTCCATGCCCATTTAGGTCGTACAAGCAGTAGGAGGGATGATTTGGAATCTCTAGCATACACCCTTATGTTTTTATTACGAGGAAGCTTACCATGGAAAGGCATTCAG GAAGATAACAGGAGCTTTCTTGTTTGTAAGAAGAAAATGGAAACTTCTCCAGAGATGCTGTGTGAATTCTGTCCTGATCCATTCAAACGTTTTGTTGAGATGGTCACTACTATGAAATTTGATGAAGTACCAAATTACCGAAAACTTGTTTCTCTGTTTGAGGATATGATTGAAGGACCTGCTTCAAGACCCATCAGGATCGATGGAGCTCTAGAG GTTGGAAATAAACGTGGGAGAATGGTAGTAAATCTTGAAGAAGATGAACGTCCTATGAAAATAGTTCGGTCGGGGAACCCAGCAACTCAGTGGATTTCGGTTTATAATGCTAGTTGGCCCACAAAGCAGCG ATACCACTACGATATATCTAATTCAAGGCTGCATCAGTGTATAGAAGAAGGTAATGAAGCTGGCTTGTTGATTAGTTGCGTAGCTTCTGCAACAAATCTGTGGACTCTCGTCATGGATGCTGGGACCGATTTTTCTTCTCAAGTTTACGAGGTTTCCCAATTTTTCGTGCACAAG GATTGGATTATGGAGCAGTGGAATAATAAGTTTTACATAACATCAATAGCTGGAGCAACCAATGGAAGCTCATTGGTTGTAATGTCCAGAG GAACTCCATATACACAGCAGGCATACAAAGTCAGTGAATATTTTCCTTATAACTGGATCAATAGAAAGTGGAAAGAAGGTTTTCATGTCACATCTATGGGAACTGCCGGAAATCGTTGGGTAGTTGTCATGTCGAGGAATGCGGGTTACTCTGACCAG GTTGTGGAGTTGGATTTTGTGTATCCGAGTGAAGGAATCCACCGGCGATGGGCGAGTGGTTACAGAATAACTTCATGTGCAGGCACGCCTGACCAAGCAGCTTTTATCTTGAGCATACCAAAGAGGAAGCCAATGGATGAGGCCCAGGAAACCCTTCGAACTTCTGCCTTCCCCAGCGACCGCATGGTGAAG GAAAAATGGGCGAAGAAGCTATGCATTAATTCAGTATGCTATGGGCGAACCAAGTGTTGA